A genomic window from Quercus lobata isolate SW786 chromosome 10, ValleyOak3.0 Primary Assembly, whole genome shotgun sequence includes:
- the LOC115962797 gene encoding probable LRR receptor-like serine/threonine-protein kinase At1g53430 isoform X2, with translation MRKTMGLGTSEFKVVYAVVLVTFVLNCFTQFGTDAQILPQNEVKALEAINSKLKNLNWKISENFCSTKESVERFISEDTLSNVTCNCSLSKGTVQSVCSITHIQLKRLNLSGVLPADFGNLSNLQELDLSFNYISGSIPSSFSQLPLVILSLSGNRLSGEIPKGIGEIGSLEELVLEANQLDGHLPENLGNLSNLKRLVLNANNFTSTIPETFGKLTNLTDFRIDGTAISGKIPGFIGNWSKLDRLDMQGTFMEGPIPVTISLLSNLTELRISDLKGLSIGFPNLKDLKKLEYLVLRNCLITGLIPDYVGELESLKRLYLTNNSLSGEVPNWVLEYTKNNWDISYNNFSGSPQINCETRSHVNLVSSYSSVESNTIPWCLKKGLPCSKKPKHYSLFINCGGEKINFEGNEYEQDIIPDGRSQFSSISEEWGYSSTGVFMGNDDTPYRAQNTFSLNVTGIYETARVAPLSLRYYGLCLRKGSYKVKLHFAEIMFSNDQTFSSLGRRIFNVSIQGKLELKDFNIVEEARGVGIPIIKEFDDVLVSGSTLEIHFYWAGKGTTSIPVKGVYGPLISAIEVTPNFDVGEGLSVGAIVGIVLASCVILVLILVFLRMKGYLGKKVLEDKELRGLDLQTGYFTLRHIKAATGNFDPANKIGEGGFGPVYKGVLSDGALIAVKQLSSKSKQGNREFVTEIGMISALQHPNLVRLYGCCIEGNQLLVIYEYMENNSLARALFGREEHQLHLDWPMRRKICLGIARGLAYLHEESRLKIVHRDIKATNVLLDKDLNAKISDFGLAKLDEGEQTHISTRIAGTIGYMAPEYAMRGYLTDKADVYSFGVVALEIVSGKSNTNYRPKEEFVYLLDWAYVLQEQGNLLELVDPKLGSSYSSEEAMRMLSLALLCTNPSPTLRPSMSFVVSMIEGKCAVQAPIIKRSETNLDPRFKAFEKLSHDNQTHVSSTFLHDSQTQRDMSMNGPWIDSSFSVQSKDETSRDHSSSSKLLQDLHDINLE, from the exons ATGAGGAAAACGATGGGACTTGGGACTTCAGAATTCAAGGTTGTCTATGCCGTTGTTCTTGTCACTTTCGTTTTGAATTGCTTCACCCAGTTTGGAACGGACGCTCAAATTTTGCCACAAAATGAAG TGAAAGCTCTTGAAGCaataaactcaaaattaaaaaatctaaattggAAGATCAGTGAAAATTTCTGCAGTACTAAGGAAAGTGTCGAAAGATTCATTTCAGAAGACACGCTAAGCAACGTCACATGCAATTGTTCTCTCAGCAAAGGCACTGTTCAGTCTGTTTGCAGCATCACACACAT TCAGCTCAAGCGTCTTAATCTAAGCGGAGTTCTACCAGCTGATTTTGGAAATCTTAGTAATCTGCAAGAACT TGATCTCAGTTTCAACTACATCAGTGGATCAATTCCATCTAGTTTCTCTCAGCTCCCTCTTGTCATTCT GTCCCTTTCAGGAAACCGGTTAAGTGGTGAAATTCCTAAGGGAATTGGTGAGATTGGTTCACTTGAGGAGCT GGTTTTGGAAGCAAATCAGCTTGATGGACATCTTCCTGAAAACCTAGGAAATTTGAGCAACTTGAAGAGACT TGTTCTTAATGCAAACAATTTTACAAGCACAATACCAGAAACGTTTGGAAAATTAACGAACTTGACTGATTT TAGGATAGATGGGACTGCAATATCAGGGAAGATACCTGGTTTTATTGGGAACTGGAGCAAACTTGATAGACT TGATATGCAAGGCACGTTCATGGAGGGCCCCATCCCTGTCACCATATCCCTGTTATCAAATTTAACCGAGCT GAGGATATCTGATTTGAAAGGATTGAGTATTGGATTTCCTAATTTGAAGGATTTGAAAAAGTTAGAATATTt GGTTCTAAGAAATTGCTTAATCACTGGTTTAATCCCAGATTACGTAGGAGAGTTAGAATCTTTGAAGCGATT GTACTTAACCAACAATTCATTAAGTGGAGAAGTGCCGAACTGGGTATTGGAGTACACCAAAAATAATTG GGATATATCTTACAACAATTTTTCAGGGTCACCTCAGATTAATTGTGAGACACGGTCACATGT GAATTTGGTTTCCAGTTATTCATCTGTGGAGAGCAACAC AATTCCTTGGTGCTTGAAGAAGGGCCTTCCCTgttcaaaaaaaccaaaac ATTATTCCTTGTTTATTAattgtggaggagaaaaaataaactttgaGGGGAATGAATATGAACAGGACATAATTCCAGATGGGCGATCACAATTTAGTTCTATTTCTGAAGAATGGGGTTATAGCAGCACAGGGGTCTTCATGGGCAATGACGATACTCCATATCGTGCACAGAATACATTTTCTTTGAATGTGACTGGTATCTATGAGACAGCTCGAGTTGCCCCTTTATCACTTAGGTACTATGGCCTTTGCTTGCGAAAGGGAAGTTACAAAGTAAAGCTCCACTTTGCTGAAATAATGTTCTCTAATGACCAGACATTTAGCAGCCTGGGGAGGCGCATATTTAATGTCTCAATTCAA GGAAAGTTGGAGTTGAAGGACTTCAACATTGTGGAGGAAGCTCGAGGAGTTGGTATACCCATCATTAAGGAATTTGATGATGTTCTTGTAAGTGGTAGCACTTTGGAGATTCATTTTTACTGGGCAGGGAAAGGAACTACTTCCATTCCTGTCAAAGGTGTCTATGGACCTCTTATATCTGCCATTGAAGTGACACCAA ACTTTGATGTTGGCGAGGGCCTATCGGTTGGAGCTATTGTTGGCATTGTACTTGCATCATGTGTGATCCTTGTATTGATTTTGGTGTTTCTTCGGATGAAGGGTTACCTAGGGAAGAAAGTCCTTGAAGATAAAG AACTACGTGGTCTAGATTTACAAACAGGTTATTTTACTTTAAGACATATTAAAGCTGCCACTGGGAACTTTGACCCTGCAAATAAGATAGGTGAAGGAGGCTTTGGCCCAGTTTACAAG GGTGTACTATCAGATGGTGCTTTAATTGCTGTTAAGCAGCTATCCTCCAAATCGAAGCAAGGGAACCGTGAATTTGTTACTGAGATAGGCATGATATCTGCATTGCAACATCCAAATCTTGTGAGGCTTTATGGATGTTGTATTGAAGGAAACCAGTTGTTAGTAATATATGAATACATGGAAAACAACAGTCTTGCCCGTGCACTTTTTG GTCGTGAGGAGCACCAGCTACATTTGGATTGGCCAATGAGGAGGAAGATATGCTTGGGAATAGCCAGGGGGCTAGCTTATCTTCATGAGGAATCAAGGTTGAAAATTGTTCACAGAGACATAAAGGCAACAAATGTGCTTCTTGATAAGGATCTAAACGCCAAGATATCTGACTTTGGTTTAGCTAAGCTTGATGAAGGAGAGCAGACGCATATTAGTACACGAATAGCCGGAACAAT AGGTTATATGGCTCCTGAGTATGCAATGAGGGGTTACTTGACCGATAAAGCAGATGTTTATAGCTTTGGAGTAGTAGCTTTGGAGATTGTTAGTGGGAAAAGCAACACCAATTACAGGCCAAAGGAGGAGTTTGTTTATCTTCTGGACTGG GCCTATGTCTTACAAGAGCAAGGAAACCTACTTGAACTTGTGGATCCAAAGCTTGGTTCAAGCTACTCCTCTGAAGAGGCAATGAGGATGCTCAGCTTGGCTCTTTTATGCACCAACCCCTCTCCCACTCTCAGACCATCAATGTCTTTCGTAGTAAGTATGATTGAAGGAAAATGTGCGGTTCAAGCACCAATAATAAAGCGCAGTGAAACAAACCTGGATCCAAGGTTTAAAGCTTTTGAGAAGCTTTCACACGACAACCAAACACACGTGAGCTCCACTTTTTTGCATGACAGTCAAACGCAGAGAGACATGTCAATGAATGGGCCATGGATTGATTCCTCTTTTTCTGTCCAAAGTAAGGATGAGACCAGTAGAGACCATTCTTCATCAAGCAAGCTTCTTCAGGATCTTCATGACATAAATTTAGAGTGA
- the LOC115962797 gene encoding probable LRR receptor-like serine/threonine-protein kinase At1g53430 isoform X1, giving the protein MRKTMGLGTSEFKVVYAVVLVTFVLNCFTQFGTDAQILPQNEVKALEAINSKLKNLNWKISENFCSTKESVERFISEDTLSNVTCNCSLSKGTVQSVCSITHIQLKRLNLSGVLPADFGNLSNLQELDLSFNYISGSIPSSFSQLPLVILSLSGNRLSGEIPKGIGEIGSLEELVLEANQLDGHLPENLGNLSNLKRLVLNANNFTSTIPETFGKLTNLTDFRIDGTAISGKIPGFIGNWSKLDRLDMQGTFMEGPIPVTISLLSNLTELRISDLKGLSIGFPNLKDLKKLEYLVLRNCLITGLIPDYVGELESLKRLDLSFNNLSGPIPDTFWNQQLNDMYLTNNSLSGEVPNWVLEYTKNNWDISYNNFSGSPQINCETRSHVNLVSSYSSVESNTIPWCLKKGLPCSKKPKHYSLFINCGGEKINFEGNEYEQDIIPDGRSQFSSISEEWGYSSTGVFMGNDDTPYRAQNTFSLNVTGIYETARVAPLSLRYYGLCLRKGSYKVKLHFAEIMFSNDQTFSSLGRRIFNVSIQGKLELKDFNIVEEARGVGIPIIKEFDDVLVSGSTLEIHFYWAGKGTTSIPVKGVYGPLISAIEVTPNFDVGEGLSVGAIVGIVLASCVILVLILVFLRMKGYLGKKVLEDKELRGLDLQTGYFTLRHIKAATGNFDPANKIGEGGFGPVYKGVLSDGALIAVKQLSSKSKQGNREFVTEIGMISALQHPNLVRLYGCCIEGNQLLVIYEYMENNSLARALFGREEHQLHLDWPMRRKICLGIARGLAYLHEESRLKIVHRDIKATNVLLDKDLNAKISDFGLAKLDEGEQTHISTRIAGTIGYMAPEYAMRGYLTDKADVYSFGVVALEIVSGKSNTNYRPKEEFVYLLDWAYVLQEQGNLLELVDPKLGSSYSSEEAMRMLSLALLCTNPSPTLRPSMSFVVSMIEGKCAVQAPIIKRSETNLDPRFKAFEKLSHDNQTHVSSTFLHDSQTQRDMSMNGPWIDSSFSVQSKDETSRDHSSSSKLLQDLHDINLE; this is encoded by the exons ATGAGGAAAACGATGGGACTTGGGACTTCAGAATTCAAGGTTGTCTATGCCGTTGTTCTTGTCACTTTCGTTTTGAATTGCTTCACCCAGTTTGGAACGGACGCTCAAATTTTGCCACAAAATGAAG TGAAAGCTCTTGAAGCaataaactcaaaattaaaaaatctaaattggAAGATCAGTGAAAATTTCTGCAGTACTAAGGAAAGTGTCGAAAGATTCATTTCAGAAGACACGCTAAGCAACGTCACATGCAATTGTTCTCTCAGCAAAGGCACTGTTCAGTCTGTTTGCAGCATCACACACAT TCAGCTCAAGCGTCTTAATCTAAGCGGAGTTCTACCAGCTGATTTTGGAAATCTTAGTAATCTGCAAGAACT TGATCTCAGTTTCAACTACATCAGTGGATCAATTCCATCTAGTTTCTCTCAGCTCCCTCTTGTCATTCT GTCCCTTTCAGGAAACCGGTTAAGTGGTGAAATTCCTAAGGGAATTGGTGAGATTGGTTCACTTGAGGAGCT GGTTTTGGAAGCAAATCAGCTTGATGGACATCTTCCTGAAAACCTAGGAAATTTGAGCAACTTGAAGAGACT TGTTCTTAATGCAAACAATTTTACAAGCACAATACCAGAAACGTTTGGAAAATTAACGAACTTGACTGATTT TAGGATAGATGGGACTGCAATATCAGGGAAGATACCTGGTTTTATTGGGAACTGGAGCAAACTTGATAGACT TGATATGCAAGGCACGTTCATGGAGGGCCCCATCCCTGTCACCATATCCCTGTTATCAAATTTAACCGAGCT GAGGATATCTGATTTGAAAGGATTGAGTATTGGATTTCCTAATTTGAAGGATTTGAAAAAGTTAGAATATTt GGTTCTAAGAAATTGCTTAATCACTGGTTTAATCCCAGATTACGTAGGAGAGTTAGAATCTTTGAAGCGATT aGACTTGAGCTTCAATAATTTGAGTGGTCCAATTCCAGATACATTTTGGAATCAACAGCTAAATGACAT GTACTTAACCAACAATTCATTAAGTGGAGAAGTGCCGAACTGGGTATTGGAGTACACCAAAAATAATTG GGATATATCTTACAACAATTTTTCAGGGTCACCTCAGATTAATTGTGAGACACGGTCACATGT GAATTTGGTTTCCAGTTATTCATCTGTGGAGAGCAACAC AATTCCTTGGTGCTTGAAGAAGGGCCTTCCCTgttcaaaaaaaccaaaac ATTATTCCTTGTTTATTAattgtggaggagaaaaaataaactttgaGGGGAATGAATATGAACAGGACATAATTCCAGATGGGCGATCACAATTTAGTTCTATTTCTGAAGAATGGGGTTATAGCAGCACAGGGGTCTTCATGGGCAATGACGATACTCCATATCGTGCACAGAATACATTTTCTTTGAATGTGACTGGTATCTATGAGACAGCTCGAGTTGCCCCTTTATCACTTAGGTACTATGGCCTTTGCTTGCGAAAGGGAAGTTACAAAGTAAAGCTCCACTTTGCTGAAATAATGTTCTCTAATGACCAGACATTTAGCAGCCTGGGGAGGCGCATATTTAATGTCTCAATTCAA GGAAAGTTGGAGTTGAAGGACTTCAACATTGTGGAGGAAGCTCGAGGAGTTGGTATACCCATCATTAAGGAATTTGATGATGTTCTTGTAAGTGGTAGCACTTTGGAGATTCATTTTTACTGGGCAGGGAAAGGAACTACTTCCATTCCTGTCAAAGGTGTCTATGGACCTCTTATATCTGCCATTGAAGTGACACCAA ACTTTGATGTTGGCGAGGGCCTATCGGTTGGAGCTATTGTTGGCATTGTACTTGCATCATGTGTGATCCTTGTATTGATTTTGGTGTTTCTTCGGATGAAGGGTTACCTAGGGAAGAAAGTCCTTGAAGATAAAG AACTACGTGGTCTAGATTTACAAACAGGTTATTTTACTTTAAGACATATTAAAGCTGCCACTGGGAACTTTGACCCTGCAAATAAGATAGGTGAAGGAGGCTTTGGCCCAGTTTACAAG GGTGTACTATCAGATGGTGCTTTAATTGCTGTTAAGCAGCTATCCTCCAAATCGAAGCAAGGGAACCGTGAATTTGTTACTGAGATAGGCATGATATCTGCATTGCAACATCCAAATCTTGTGAGGCTTTATGGATGTTGTATTGAAGGAAACCAGTTGTTAGTAATATATGAATACATGGAAAACAACAGTCTTGCCCGTGCACTTTTTG GTCGTGAGGAGCACCAGCTACATTTGGATTGGCCAATGAGGAGGAAGATATGCTTGGGAATAGCCAGGGGGCTAGCTTATCTTCATGAGGAATCAAGGTTGAAAATTGTTCACAGAGACATAAAGGCAACAAATGTGCTTCTTGATAAGGATCTAAACGCCAAGATATCTGACTTTGGTTTAGCTAAGCTTGATGAAGGAGAGCAGACGCATATTAGTACACGAATAGCCGGAACAAT AGGTTATATGGCTCCTGAGTATGCAATGAGGGGTTACTTGACCGATAAAGCAGATGTTTATAGCTTTGGAGTAGTAGCTTTGGAGATTGTTAGTGGGAAAAGCAACACCAATTACAGGCCAAAGGAGGAGTTTGTTTATCTTCTGGACTGG GCCTATGTCTTACAAGAGCAAGGAAACCTACTTGAACTTGTGGATCCAAAGCTTGGTTCAAGCTACTCCTCTGAAGAGGCAATGAGGATGCTCAGCTTGGCTCTTTTATGCACCAACCCCTCTCCCACTCTCAGACCATCAATGTCTTTCGTAGTAAGTATGATTGAAGGAAAATGTGCGGTTCAAGCACCAATAATAAAGCGCAGTGAAACAAACCTGGATCCAAGGTTTAAAGCTTTTGAGAAGCTTTCACACGACAACCAAACACACGTGAGCTCCACTTTTTTGCATGACAGTCAAACGCAGAGAGACATGTCAATGAATGGGCCATGGATTGATTCCTCTTTTTCTGTCCAAAGTAAGGATGAGACCAGTAGAGACCATTCTTCATCAAGCAAGCTTCTTCAGGATCTTCATGACATAAATTTAGAGTGA